The Stigmatella ashevillena genomic sequence CCGCTCCCGGCAGGGGGCGTGTCGCCTGCGGGCGCAGCGGGGCGGAAGGCCATCAAGGCCCCCACGGCGACGAACGAGGCGACAGCGATCGTGACCCTTCGTCCTCCAGGCAGACGTCTCGGGGAGGCTCTCATCCGGTGCGGCTCGTCCATTCGCCCCGAGTCTAGCCAGATGGAGATCCAGGTCCACCCAGAGGCACGCTCGCCAGGACGCTCCCCCTGCCTACATTCCGTCCAGCAGCCCCATCCGGTCCTTGAGGCGCAGGACACGCCGCACTGCGGCGTCCAAGCGCTCCATGTTCTGAGGACTCGCTTCGGCCAGCGTCATCAAGATGCCGAAGTAGTCCAGCCCCTGGGCCCAGTCGGGAGGCGCCGTGGTCAGGATCAGATCATTTCCCGCCAGGAAGGCCAGCCGAAGCACCTCTTCCGGCTCGGCGCCGATCTGATCGGCCAGGGCTCGGATGGCCACGTCGTCGGTCACGCTGAGCCCTCCGCCTTCATGCGCCAGGGCCACCAGGGCGGGTTCGAGGATGGCGGGCTTCGGACCGAACCGCGAATAGACGATGTTCGACATCATCACGCCGCCGAGGAACCGGTCTGCTGCCCGGAACGCCGCGGCCTCTCGGCGCACGCGCGCTTCGTCCCAGGAGACGGTGGCGCGCTCGTGGTCCGAGTCGGCGTCGAGGTCCCCATAGCCCGGGAAGTGCTTGCCGATGGCCACCACCCCCGCCCTGGCCAGGCCCCGCGCGAAGGCCGTGGCCTTCTTCTTCACCACGTCAGGGTCTCCCGAGAAGGCGCGCCCGTTGCGGAACATGTGGCCCTGAGGCGCCACATCGAACACGGGGGCCAGGTTCATGTTGAGCCCCACCTCCTGCATGGTCTTGCCCGCGCGAAGGCCCCATGCCTCGACTTCGGCGTCCTCCAGCGTGGCCATGTCCCGGGCAAGCGGGAGCGCTTTGAGGCTGGGGTGCCGGTCGAGCCGGTTGAAGCCCCCCCCTTCGATATCCACCGCGAAGAAGGGGGGAATCCGGGCGCGCTCGCGGCTCGAACGGATGCGGGCCTTCGCCGCGTCGAGCTTCTTGAGCGTGCCGCCCACGAACAACACCCCGCCCACCTCCACGGGCCCGTCCTTGTTGAGCTGCGGGTAGGCCAGGAGCAACTGCCCGACCTTCTCGCGCAGGGACAGGGTGGCGAGGAGGCGCTCCACGCGCGCCTCATTGGGGGAACGGCTGCTGAAGCCCTGCGGCTTGCCTGCTTGAGCGGGGGAGCCACTCGGGACAAGCAGCACGAGCGCGAGGACGGCGAGCGATGAACGAAGCACGGCGCTCATGGGGCGCAGTCTGGCTCGCAAGACGGGCCTTTACGACGTG encodes the following:
- a CDS encoding glycoside hydrolase family 3 N-terminal domain-containing protein, which produces MSAVLRSSLAVLALVLLVPSGSPAQAGKPQGFSSRSPNEARVERLLATLSLREKVGQLLLAYPQLNKDGPVEVGGVLFVGGTLKKLDAAKARIRSSRERARIPPFFAVDIEGGGFNRLDRHPSLKALPLARDMATLEDAEVEAWGLRAGKTMQEVGLNMNLAPVFDVAPQGHMFRNGRAFSGDPDVVKKKATAFARGLARAGVVAIGKHFPGYGDLDADSDHERATVSWDEARVRREAAAFRAADRFLGGVMMSNIVYSRFGPKPAILEPALVALAHEGGGLSVTDDVAIRALADQIGAEPEEVLRLAFLAGNDLILTTAPPDWAQGLDYFGILMTLAEASPQNMERLDAAVRRVLRLKDRMGLLDGM